The following proteins come from a genomic window of Parambassis ranga chromosome 4, fParRan2.1, whole genome shotgun sequence:
- the LOC114434411 gene encoding elongation factor 1-delta-like isoform X8 has product MSTVDFLAQEKVWFDKPRYDEAERRFYEHRNGSSQPSQDVGANSILQDIARARENIQKSLAGQSASSSTNAADQGEFISRIRNLELENQSLHKVVEDLRAALSKLECRVTVLEKSPATVTAAPAPSVPYTNGTTVQQKTSAPVKEEDDDDDDIDLFGSDEDEEAEKLKEQRLKEYAAKKAKKPTLIAKSSILLDVKPWDDETDMAKLEECVRSVQADGLLWGTSKLVPVGYGIKKLQIACVVEDDKVGTDMLEEEITKFEDYIQSVDIAAFNKI; this is encoded by the exons ATGAGCACAGTGGACTTTCTGGCTCAGGAGAAGGTCTGGTTTGACAAACCTCGCTATGACGAAGCAGAAAGACGCTTCTACGAGCACCGGAACGGCTCGTCACAACCCTCACAG GATGTTGGAGCTAACAGCATTCTGCAGGACATTGCTCGAGCCCGCGAAAACATCCAGAAATCTCTAGCAGGG CAGAgcgccagcagcagcacaaacgcAGCTGATCAAGGAGAATTCATTTCTCGCATCAGGAACTTGGAGCTGGAGAACCAGAGTCTACACAAAG TGGTGGAGGACTTGAGGGCCGCTCTTTCCAAACTGGAATGTCGGGTCACAGTTCTGGAGAAGTCTCCTGCTACTGTGactgcagctcctgctccttcagTCCCCTACACAAAT GGTACTACTGTCCAGCAGAAGACCAGCGCTCCGGTTAAAGAAgaagatgacgatgatgacgatATTGATCTGTTTGGTAGCGATGAAGACGAAGAGGCAGAGAAACTCAAAGAGCAGAGACTGAAGGAGTATGCAGCGAAGAAAGCCAAGAAGCCCACTCTCATCGCCAAGTCCTCCATCTTATTGGATGTTAAACCT tGGGATGATGAAACAGACATGGCGAAGCTGGAGGAGTGTGTGCGCTCGGTGCAGGCTGACGGGCTGTTATGGGGAACGTCCAAACTGGTTCCGGTGGGTTACGGCATCAAGAAGCTGCAGATTGCGTGTGTGGTGGAGGACGACAAGGTGGGGACAGacatgctggaggaggagatcaCCAAGTTTGAAGACTAC atacagagtgtggacattgcaGCCTTCAACAAGATCTGA
- the LOC114434411 gene encoding elongation factor 1-delta-like isoform X7, producing the protein MSTVDFLAQEKVWFDKPRYDEAERRFYEHRNGSSQPSQDVGANSILQDIARARENIQKSLAGSASSSTNAADQGEFISRIRNLELENQSLHKVVEDLRAALSKLECRVTVLEKSPATVTAAPAPSVPYTNGTTVQQKTSAPVKEEDDDDDDIDLFGSDEDEEAEKLKEQRLKEYAAKKAKKPTLIAKSSILLDVKPWDDETDMAKLEECVRSVQADGLLWGTSKLVPVGYGIKKLQIACVVEDDKVGTDMLEEEITKFEDYIQSVDIAAFNKI; encoded by the exons ATGAGCACAGTGGACTTTCTGGCTCAGGAGAAGGTCTGGTTTGACAAACCTCGCTATGACGAAGCAGAAAGACGCTTCTACGAGCACCGGAACGGCTCGTCACAACCCTCACAG GATGTTGGAGCTAACAGCATTCTGCAGGACATTGCTCGAGCCCGCGAAAACATCCAGAAATCTCTAGCAGGG AgcgccagcagcagcacaaacgcAGCTGATCAAGGAGAATTCATTTCTCGCATCAGGAACTTGGAGCTGGAGAACCAGAGTCTACACAAAG TGGTGGAGGACTTGAGGGCCGCTCTTTCCAAACTGGAATGTCGGGTCACAGTTCTGGAGAAGTCTCCTGCTACTGTGactgcagctcctgctccttcagTCCCCTACACAAAT GGTACTACTGTCCAGCAGAAGACCAGCGCTCCGGTTAAAGAAgaagatgacgatgatgacgatATTGATCTGTTTGGTAGCGATGAAGACGAAGAGGCAGAGAAACTCAAAGAGCAGAGACTGAAGGAGTATGCAGCGAAGAAAGCCAAGAAGCCCACTCTCATCGCCAAGTCCTCCATCTTATTGGATGTTAAACCT tGGGATGATGAAACAGACATGGCGAAGCTGGAGGAGTGTGTGCGCTCGGTGCAGGCTGACGGGCTGTTATGGGGAACGTCCAAACTGGTTCCGGTGGGTTACGGCATCAAGAAGCTGCAGATTGCGTGTGTGGTGGAGGACGACAAGGTGGGGACAGacatgctggaggaggagatcaCCAAGTTTGAAGACTAC atacagagtgtggacattgcaGCCTTCAACAAGATCTGA
- the LOC114434411 gene encoding elongation factor 1-delta-like isoform X4: MSTVDFLAQEKVWFDKPRYDEAERRFYEHRNGSSQPSQDVGANSILQDIARARENIQKSLAGLKTTLCNRGCSQPLPSRHSQFSASSSTNAADQGEFISRIRNLELENQSLHKVVEDLRAALSKLECRVTVLEKSPATVTAAPAPSVPYTNGTTVQQKTSAPVKEEDDDDDDIDLFGSDEDEEAEKLKEQRLKEYAAKKAKKPTLIAKSSILLDVKPWDDETDMAKLEECVRSVQADGLLWGTSKLVPVGYGIKKLQIACVVEDDKVGTDMLEEEITKFEDYIQSVDIAAFNKI; encoded by the exons ATGAGCACAGTGGACTTTCTGGCTCAGGAGAAGGTCTGGTTTGACAAACCTCGCTATGACGAAGCAGAAAGACGCTTCTACGAGCACCGGAACGGCTCGTCACAACCCTCACAG GATGTTGGAGCTAACAGCATTCTGCAGGACATTGCTCGAGCCCGCGAAAACATCCAGAAATCTCTAGCAGGG ctgAAGACTACATTGTGTAACAGAGGGTGTTCTCAGCCTCTCCCGAGCAGACACTCCCAGTTT AgcgccagcagcagcacaaacgcAGCTGATCAAGGAGAATTCATTTCTCGCATCAGGAACTTGGAGCTGGAGAACCAGAGTCTACACAAAG TGGTGGAGGACTTGAGGGCCGCTCTTTCCAAACTGGAATGTCGGGTCACAGTTCTGGAGAAGTCTCCTGCTACTGTGactgcagctcctgctccttcagTCCCCTACACAAAT GGTACTACTGTCCAGCAGAAGACCAGCGCTCCGGTTAAAGAAgaagatgacgatgatgacgatATTGATCTGTTTGGTAGCGATGAAGACGAAGAGGCAGAGAAACTCAAAGAGCAGAGACTGAAGGAGTATGCAGCGAAGAAAGCCAAGAAGCCCACTCTCATCGCCAAGTCCTCCATCTTATTGGATGTTAAACCT tGGGATGATGAAACAGACATGGCGAAGCTGGAGGAGTGTGTGCGCTCGGTGCAGGCTGACGGGCTGTTATGGGGAACGTCCAAACTGGTTCCGGTGGGTTACGGCATCAAGAAGCTGCAGATTGCGTGTGTGGTGGAGGACGACAAGGTGGGGACAGacatgctggaggaggagatcaCCAAGTTTGAAGACTAC atacagagtgtggacattgcaGCCTTCAACAAGATCTGA
- the LOC114434411 gene encoding elongation factor 1-delta-like isoform X3 yields MSTVDFLAQEKVWFDKPRYDEAERRFYEHRNGSSQPSQDVGANSILQDIARARENIQKSLAGLKTTLCNRGCSQPLPSRHSQFQSASSSTNAADQGEFISRIRNLELENQSLHKVVEDLRAALSKLECRVTVLEKSPATVTAAPAPSVPYTNGTTVQQKTSAPVKEEDDDDDDIDLFGSDEDEEAEKLKEQRLKEYAAKKAKKPTLIAKSSILLDVKPWDDETDMAKLEECVRSVQADGLLWGTSKLVPVGYGIKKLQIACVVEDDKVGTDMLEEEITKFEDYIQSVDIAAFNKI; encoded by the exons ATGAGCACAGTGGACTTTCTGGCTCAGGAGAAGGTCTGGTTTGACAAACCTCGCTATGACGAAGCAGAAAGACGCTTCTACGAGCACCGGAACGGCTCGTCACAACCCTCACAG GATGTTGGAGCTAACAGCATTCTGCAGGACATTGCTCGAGCCCGCGAAAACATCCAGAAATCTCTAGCAGGG ctgAAGACTACATTGTGTAACAGAGGGTGTTCTCAGCCTCTCCCGAGCAGACACTCCCAGTTT CAGAgcgccagcagcagcacaaacgcAGCTGATCAAGGAGAATTCATTTCTCGCATCAGGAACTTGGAGCTGGAGAACCAGAGTCTACACAAAG TGGTGGAGGACTTGAGGGCCGCTCTTTCCAAACTGGAATGTCGGGTCACAGTTCTGGAGAAGTCTCCTGCTACTGTGactgcagctcctgctccttcagTCCCCTACACAAAT GGTACTACTGTCCAGCAGAAGACCAGCGCTCCGGTTAAAGAAgaagatgacgatgatgacgatATTGATCTGTTTGGTAGCGATGAAGACGAAGAGGCAGAGAAACTCAAAGAGCAGAGACTGAAGGAGTATGCAGCGAAGAAAGCCAAGAAGCCCACTCTCATCGCCAAGTCCTCCATCTTATTGGATGTTAAACCT tGGGATGATGAAACAGACATGGCGAAGCTGGAGGAGTGTGTGCGCTCGGTGCAGGCTGACGGGCTGTTATGGGGAACGTCCAAACTGGTTCCGGTGGGTTACGGCATCAAGAAGCTGCAGATTGCGTGTGTGGTGGAGGACGACAAGGTGGGGACAGacatgctggaggaggagatcaCCAAGTTTGAAGACTAC atacagagtgtggacattgcaGCCTTCAACAAGATCTGA
- the LOC114434411 gene encoding elongation factor 1-delta-like isoform X6 — MSTVDFLAQEKVWFDKPRYDEAERRFYEHRNGSSQPSQDVGANSILQDIARARENIQKSLAGSASSSTNAADQGEFISRIRNLELENQSLHKVVEDLRAALSKLECRVTVLEKSPATVTAAPAPSVPYTNGTTVQQKTSAPVKEEDDDDDDIDLFGSDEDEEAEKLKEQRLKEYAAKKAKKPTLIAKSSILLDVKPWDDETDMAKLEECVRSVQADGLLWGTSKLVPVGYGIKKLQIACVVEDDKVGTDMLEEEITKFEDYVSTVLPPGLKSEALSDSGSVLTCFY; from the exons ATGAGCACAGTGGACTTTCTGGCTCAGGAGAAGGTCTGGTTTGACAAACCTCGCTATGACGAAGCAGAAAGACGCTTCTACGAGCACCGGAACGGCTCGTCACAACCCTCACAG GATGTTGGAGCTAACAGCATTCTGCAGGACATTGCTCGAGCCCGCGAAAACATCCAGAAATCTCTAGCAGGG AgcgccagcagcagcacaaacgcAGCTGATCAAGGAGAATTCATTTCTCGCATCAGGAACTTGGAGCTGGAGAACCAGAGTCTACACAAAG TGGTGGAGGACTTGAGGGCCGCTCTTTCCAAACTGGAATGTCGGGTCACAGTTCTGGAGAAGTCTCCTGCTACTGTGactgcagctcctgctccttcagTCCCCTACACAAAT GGTACTACTGTCCAGCAGAAGACCAGCGCTCCGGTTAAAGAAgaagatgacgatgatgacgatATTGATCTGTTTGGTAGCGATGAAGACGAAGAGGCAGAGAAACTCAAAGAGCAGAGACTGAAGGAGTATGCAGCGAAGAAAGCCAAGAAGCCCACTCTCATCGCCAAGTCCTCCATCTTATTGGATGTTAAACCT tGGGATGATGAAACAGACATGGCGAAGCTGGAGGAGTGTGTGCGCTCGGTGCAGGCTGACGGGCTGTTATGGGGAACGTCCAAACTGGTTCCGGTGGGTTACGGCATCAAGAAGCTGCAGATTGCGTGTGTGGTGGAGGACGACAAGGTGGGGACAGacatgctggaggaggagatcaCCAAGTTTGAAGACTACGTAAGTACTGTGCTGCCCCCTGGCCTCAAATCAGAGGCACTCTCAGACTCAGGTTCAgttttgacatgtttttattag
- the LOC114434411 gene encoding elongation factor 1-delta-like isoform X5, producing MSTVDFLAQEKVWFDKPRYDEAERRFYEHRNGSSQPSQDVGANSILQDIARARENIQKSLAGQSASSSTNAADQGEFISRIRNLELENQSLHKVVEDLRAALSKLECRVTVLEKSPATVTAAPAPSVPYTNGTTVQQKTSAPVKEEDDDDDDIDLFGSDEDEEAEKLKEQRLKEYAAKKAKKPTLIAKSSILLDVKPWDDETDMAKLEECVRSVQADGLLWGTSKLVPVGYGIKKLQIACVVEDDKVGTDMLEEEITKFEDYVSTVLPPGLKSEALSDSGSVLTCFY from the exons ATGAGCACAGTGGACTTTCTGGCTCAGGAGAAGGTCTGGTTTGACAAACCTCGCTATGACGAAGCAGAAAGACGCTTCTACGAGCACCGGAACGGCTCGTCACAACCCTCACAG GATGTTGGAGCTAACAGCATTCTGCAGGACATTGCTCGAGCCCGCGAAAACATCCAGAAATCTCTAGCAGGG CAGAgcgccagcagcagcacaaacgcAGCTGATCAAGGAGAATTCATTTCTCGCATCAGGAACTTGGAGCTGGAGAACCAGAGTCTACACAAAG TGGTGGAGGACTTGAGGGCCGCTCTTTCCAAACTGGAATGTCGGGTCACAGTTCTGGAGAAGTCTCCTGCTACTGTGactgcagctcctgctccttcagTCCCCTACACAAAT GGTACTACTGTCCAGCAGAAGACCAGCGCTCCGGTTAAAGAAgaagatgacgatgatgacgatATTGATCTGTTTGGTAGCGATGAAGACGAAGAGGCAGAGAAACTCAAAGAGCAGAGACTGAAGGAGTATGCAGCGAAGAAAGCCAAGAAGCCCACTCTCATCGCCAAGTCCTCCATCTTATTGGATGTTAAACCT tGGGATGATGAAACAGACATGGCGAAGCTGGAGGAGTGTGTGCGCTCGGTGCAGGCTGACGGGCTGTTATGGGGAACGTCCAAACTGGTTCCGGTGGGTTACGGCATCAAGAAGCTGCAGATTGCGTGTGTGGTGGAGGACGACAAGGTGGGGACAGacatgctggaggaggagatcaCCAAGTTTGAAGACTACGTAAGTACTGTGCTGCCCCCTGGCCTCAAATCAGAGGCACTCTCAGACTCAGGTTCAgttttgacatgtttttattag
- the LOC114434411 gene encoding elongation factor 1-delta-like isoform X2, producing the protein MSTVDFLAQEKVWFDKPRYDEAERRFYEHRNGSSQPSQDVGANSILQDIARARENIQKSLAGLKTTLCNRGCSQPLPSRHSQFSASSSTNAADQGEFISRIRNLELENQSLHKVVEDLRAALSKLECRVTVLEKSPATVTAAPAPSVPYTNGTTVQQKTSAPVKEEDDDDDDIDLFGSDEDEEAEKLKEQRLKEYAAKKAKKPTLIAKSSILLDVKPWDDETDMAKLEECVRSVQADGLLWGTSKLVPVGYGIKKLQIACVVEDDKVGTDMLEEEITKFEDYVSTVLPPGLKSEALSDSGSVLTCFY; encoded by the exons ATGAGCACAGTGGACTTTCTGGCTCAGGAGAAGGTCTGGTTTGACAAACCTCGCTATGACGAAGCAGAAAGACGCTTCTACGAGCACCGGAACGGCTCGTCACAACCCTCACAG GATGTTGGAGCTAACAGCATTCTGCAGGACATTGCTCGAGCCCGCGAAAACATCCAGAAATCTCTAGCAGGG ctgAAGACTACATTGTGTAACAGAGGGTGTTCTCAGCCTCTCCCGAGCAGACACTCCCAGTTT AgcgccagcagcagcacaaacgcAGCTGATCAAGGAGAATTCATTTCTCGCATCAGGAACTTGGAGCTGGAGAACCAGAGTCTACACAAAG TGGTGGAGGACTTGAGGGCCGCTCTTTCCAAACTGGAATGTCGGGTCACAGTTCTGGAGAAGTCTCCTGCTACTGTGactgcagctcctgctccttcagTCCCCTACACAAAT GGTACTACTGTCCAGCAGAAGACCAGCGCTCCGGTTAAAGAAgaagatgacgatgatgacgatATTGATCTGTTTGGTAGCGATGAAGACGAAGAGGCAGAGAAACTCAAAGAGCAGAGACTGAAGGAGTATGCAGCGAAGAAAGCCAAGAAGCCCACTCTCATCGCCAAGTCCTCCATCTTATTGGATGTTAAACCT tGGGATGATGAAACAGACATGGCGAAGCTGGAGGAGTGTGTGCGCTCGGTGCAGGCTGACGGGCTGTTATGGGGAACGTCCAAACTGGTTCCGGTGGGTTACGGCATCAAGAAGCTGCAGATTGCGTGTGTGGTGGAGGACGACAAGGTGGGGACAGacatgctggaggaggagatcaCCAAGTTTGAAGACTACGTAAGTACTGTGCTGCCCCCTGGCCTCAAATCAGAGGCACTCTCAGACTCAGGTTCAgttttgacatgtttttattag
- the LOC114434411 gene encoding elongation factor 1-delta-like isoform X1: MSTVDFLAQEKVWFDKPRYDEAERRFYEHRNGSSQPSQDVGANSILQDIARARENIQKSLAGLKTTLCNRGCSQPLPSRHSQFQSASSSTNAADQGEFISRIRNLELENQSLHKVVEDLRAALSKLECRVTVLEKSPATVTAAPAPSVPYTNGTTVQQKTSAPVKEEDDDDDDIDLFGSDEDEEAEKLKEQRLKEYAAKKAKKPTLIAKSSILLDVKPWDDETDMAKLEECVRSVQADGLLWGTSKLVPVGYGIKKLQIACVVEDDKVGTDMLEEEITKFEDYVSTVLPPGLKSEALSDSGSVLTCFY, encoded by the exons ATGAGCACAGTGGACTTTCTGGCTCAGGAGAAGGTCTGGTTTGACAAACCTCGCTATGACGAAGCAGAAAGACGCTTCTACGAGCACCGGAACGGCTCGTCACAACCCTCACAG GATGTTGGAGCTAACAGCATTCTGCAGGACATTGCTCGAGCCCGCGAAAACATCCAGAAATCTCTAGCAGGG ctgAAGACTACATTGTGTAACAGAGGGTGTTCTCAGCCTCTCCCGAGCAGACACTCCCAGTTT CAGAgcgccagcagcagcacaaacgcAGCTGATCAAGGAGAATTCATTTCTCGCATCAGGAACTTGGAGCTGGAGAACCAGAGTCTACACAAAG TGGTGGAGGACTTGAGGGCCGCTCTTTCCAAACTGGAATGTCGGGTCACAGTTCTGGAGAAGTCTCCTGCTACTGTGactgcagctcctgctccttcagTCCCCTACACAAAT GGTACTACTGTCCAGCAGAAGACCAGCGCTCCGGTTAAAGAAgaagatgacgatgatgacgatATTGATCTGTTTGGTAGCGATGAAGACGAAGAGGCAGAGAAACTCAAAGAGCAGAGACTGAAGGAGTATGCAGCGAAGAAAGCCAAGAAGCCCACTCTCATCGCCAAGTCCTCCATCTTATTGGATGTTAAACCT tGGGATGATGAAACAGACATGGCGAAGCTGGAGGAGTGTGTGCGCTCGGTGCAGGCTGACGGGCTGTTATGGGGAACGTCCAAACTGGTTCCGGTGGGTTACGGCATCAAGAAGCTGCAGATTGCGTGTGTGGTGGAGGACGACAAGGTGGGGACAGacatgctggaggaggagatcaCCAAGTTTGAAGACTACGTAAGTACTGTGCTGCCCCCTGGCCTCAAATCAGAGGCACTCTCAGACTCAGGTTCAgttttgacatgtttttattag
- the LOC114434409 gene encoding uncharacterized protein LOC114434409, protein MMSKKNSQSSVEDQSDHDQPPIPCQVDRSTKAAQGSRNKAEAGQRNGETASSSPESGSLNGDGKRSGKSRRRKKRSSNPESRPEEKVGNVKNEVKPDKRTSQSPDPRAALIGLQSECANVWFERSIYEQAESIYQCWLASSSNGTTQVNRSPPPSGKHSNSPSAVASTLPVCHHGEQVACHHVVQSVWVNKTNFDQAECRFVEQSMQPSIPNSLNLPSQPNRSATPRTPDEGYQSLAPTPATPVIQQAAVTPTTRQSINGLPRIPVELLRGVWLEKPLYDRAEAAFYQNLYGNNSSSKRSSCTTTSRSSDHPQSLVEEEEEEEEEEEEVVVEEKQVVPQGKAEVFHALHPIQEEEEPADVPEKEDTSGVCYFLHPDSERVWLDKWRYDSAESCFHGCSGDTATAAKKDRGAGTSSASTTTPPLRDKYDQSRRMELLQMFQFIFVFL, encoded by the coding sequence ATGATGTCTAAGAAGAACTCCCAGAGCTCTGTAGAGGATCAGTCCGATCATGATCAGCCTCCCATTCCTTGTCAAGTGGATCGCTCCACAAAGGCGGCACAGGGTTCAAGAAACAAGGCTGAAGCAGGCCAGAGAAACGGAGAGACGGCATCATCGTCCCCAGAGAGCGGCAGCTTGAACGGGGATGGAAAGCGCAGTGGGAAAAGCCGCCGTCGCAAGAAACGTTCATCTAATCCTGAGAGCCGCCCGGAGGAGAAAGTCGGCAACGTAAAGAACGAAGTGAAACCGGACAAACGGACCAGCCAGTCTCCTGACCCCCGCGCCGCTCTGATCGGTCTGCAGTCCGAGTGCGCGAATGTGTGGTTTGAACGGAGCATCTACGAGCAAGCCGAAAGCATCTACCAGTGCTGGTTAGCTAGCTCCTCCAATGGTACCACCCAGGTGAATCGCTCACCTCCACCCTCAGGGAAACACTCCAACTCGCCATCTGCTGTGGCTTCCACACTTCCAGTATGCCACCACGGCGAGCAGGTGGCGTGCCACCATGTTGTACAGTCAGTGTGGGTGAACAAGACAAACTTTGACCAGGCAGAGTGTCGTTTTGTTGAACAATCCATGCAGCCATCAATTCCAAACTCTCTGAACCTCCCATCCCAACCCAACCGCTCCGCCACACCCAGAACTCCCGATGAAGGATATCAGTCTCTGGCACCGACACCCGCGACCCCCGTCATCCAACAAGCCGCCGTCACACCGACCACTCGTCAGTCGATTAATGGACTGCCACGCATCCCGGTGGAGCTGCTTAGAGGCGTGTGGCTTGAGAAACCGCTGTATGACCGCGCAGAAGCGGCCTTTTACCAGAATCTCTATGGCAACAACTCCTCTTCTAAACGCTCCAGCTGCACCACCACCTCTAGAAGTAGTGACCACCCCCAAAGCCttgtggaagaggaggaggaggaggaggaggaggaggaagaagtggTGGTGGAGGAAAAGCAGGTGGTCCCACAGGGTAAAGCAGAAGTCTTCCACGCTCTGCACCCGatccaggaggaagaggaaccaGCTGACGTCCCGGAGAAGGAAGACACATCAGGAGTCTGCTATTTCCTCCACCCGGACAGCGAGCGGGTGTGGCTGGACAAGTGGCGTTACGATTCTGCAGAGAGCTGTTTCCATGGTTGCAGtggagatacagccacagcgGCGAAGAAAGATCGAGGAGCAGGAACCTCGTCAGCgtccaccaccacccccccactAAGGGACAAGTATGACCAAAGCAGGAGAATGGAACTGCTCCAGATGTTTCagttcatctttgtttttctttaa